The proteins below are encoded in one region of Silene latifolia isolate original U9 population chromosome 2, ASM4854445v1, whole genome shotgun sequence:
- the LOC141637298 gene encoding uncharacterized protein LOC141637298: MALYVISTWGKYRKKFVNYYTNQYFHLGNTATSRVDSSHSLLKAWLKSNNLNLDTMWFRIHSMLEVQHSKIRYELEVSRSRPRIGDRVFSLLQGNVSINAIEIMEEEIKRGIELGNVLEEHCGCVLRRVHLEDVHAFWRTLEYDNVGVTPKTDNDELEKLFAEARACDPAKKWVIIEKLRDGLHPEDEEFQPPPVRENPKGRPRGSTTRNKSGFEHAKKKAAKVSTPATTFVQHTVGDFDQGPVGAPLESGYTKGFLSTWTKKYAVPEEVRDFFDGWVDVGNDGHCGYRVVSHAARGRESDHLVMREWGIREIKAYEVNRDFFDDSCALPTGLTRFQETLRWMEFTGSGGCGPNHWMYGEYLFVFASLFNWTICVIAQDEVGEFRNWNCSTYLPLRPTAQVSRPYDVLWIVNYHLHWMRLHCRVPSRDAPMPPIDPFWLGTRDPLVASYADLYKTNIEKWHTLMGTTPKVYGRRRRSTPTNPETARKLNFDNAFKV, translated from the exons ATGGCGCTTTATGTGATCAGTACATGGGGTAAATATAGGAAGAAGTTCGTGAACTACTATACAAACCAATACTTTCATCTCGGAAACACGGCCACTTCCCGAGTAGACTCCTCTCATTCACTTTTAAAAGCTTGGTTGAAGAGTAATAACCTAAACCTTGACACTATGTGGTTCCGTATTCATTCCATGCTTGAAGTGCAGCACTCGAAGATTAGATATGAGCTAGAGGTTTCGAGGAGTAGGCCGCGAATTGGAGATCGTGTATTTTCATTGTTGCAAGGAAATGTGTCTATCAATGCCATTGAGATAATGGAAGAAGAGATTAAGAGAGGGATAGAGCTTGGGAATGTGTTGGAAGAGCATTGTGGATGTGTGCTAAGG AGGGTCCATCTTGAAGATGTTCACGCTTTTTGGAGGACATTGGAGTACGACAATGTTGGTGTAACACCCAAGACCGATAATGATGAGTTGGAGAAGTTGTTTGCAGAAGCTAGAGCTTGTGACCCGGCTAAAAAATGGGTAATCATTGAGAAATTGCGAGATGGTCTTCACCCGGAAGACGAGGAATTTCAACCACCTCCTGTTAGAGAAAACCCCAAAGGGAGACCGAGGGGTTCTACTACCCGGAACAAGTCGGGATTTGAGCATGCAAAGAAGAAGGCTGCGAAAGTTTCTACTCCTGCGACGACATTTGTTCAACATACGGTGGGTGATTTTGATCAAGGACCGGTTGGTGCACCGTTGGAGTCCGGCTATACTAAGGGATTTTTGTCAACTTGGACTAAAAAGTATGCGGTCCCTGAAGAAGTACGGGATTTCTTTGATGGTTGGGTAGATGTCGGTAATGATGGTCATTGTGGTTATCGGGTGGTCTCGCATGCTGCTCGGGGTCGGGAAAGTGACCATTTAGTCATGAGAGAGTGGGGTATTCGGGAGATTAAGGCATACGAGGTCAACAGAGATTTTTTTGATGATAGTTGTGCGTTGCCTACGGGTCTTACCAGATTCCAGGAGACATTGAGATGGATGGAGTTTACTGGCAGTGGAGGATGTGGGCCTAACCATTGGATGTACGGGGAATATTTGTTTGTCTTTGCATCGTTGTTTAACTGGACTATTTGTGTCATCGCCCAGGATGAAGTTGGAGAATTTCGTAATTGGAATTGTAGCACATACTTACCCCTAAGGCCCACAGCCCAAGTGTCGAGGCCATATGATGTTTTGTGGATCGTTAATTACCATCTCCATTGGATGAGATTGCATTGTCGAGTACCATCGAGAGATGCACCGATGCCACCGATTGATCCTTTTTGGCTAGGGACAAGAGACCCTTTGGTTGCATCATATGCTGATTTGTACAAGACAAACATCGAGAAATGGCATACGTTGATGGGAACTACACCTAAAGTTTATGGCAGAAGACGGCGTTCCACACCAACTAACCCAGAAACTGCAAGGAAATTAAACTTTGATAATGCATTTAAAGTTTGA
- the LOC141637292 gene encoding PKS-NRPS hybrid synthetase cheA-like produces MSNNEQSTSNVNNESEDSFKEFGGNDVNYNHIFETVTCFASRDEAFEWAKKIAFDNGFALVKTSNGAKNRKQPELLGSYFRCSRYGRTRKKIDPDIPEKPTKCDCLFRVRAVQNRANDVNGKELIVWNILTSEKGGYHNHKVTKYKDGHRHFAGLNAEEKEFVRQQVRASIPPRDIKNGLHQRTPDKPQPTSAQIYSAVNKFRREIRGTRNTAQQMLVVAVAANYVEWHKTDSETKEHSHVFMAHPEAVKLFRAYPHVVLIDLTYKTNVYKIALVEVVGVTPCGSSFLIAVVLLPSESDENYGWMLMRLGELLTCTGSFISAFVTDREMGLIAALEFLHPSTPHLLCRWHINRAVEKQALSKENLMWYKDIIMHSPESG; encoded by the coding sequence GATTCATTTAAGGAATTTGGTGGAAACGATGTTAATTACAACCACATATTTGAGACGGTTACATGTTTTGCGAGTCGGGATGAGGCGTTTGAGTGGGCTAAAAAAATAGCTTTTGATAACGGGTTTGCCTTAGTAAAAACATCAAATGGGGCCAAAAATCGTAAACAACCCGAGTTGCTAGGCTCTTACTTTCGTTGTTCAAGGTACGGCCGAACTAGAAAGAAGATCGATCCCGATATTCCCGAGAAGCCAACTAAGTGTGATTGTTTGTTTCGGGTTCGAGCCGTTCAGAACCGGGCTAATGATGTAAATGGGAAGGAGTTGATTGTTTGGAACATTTTGACCTCGGAGAAAGGTGGATATCACAACCACAAAGTAACAAAGTACAAAGACGGTCATAGGCATTTTGCTGGTTTGAATGCCGAAGAGAAAGAATTTGTGAGGCAACAAGTCCGGGCGTCGATTCCCCCGAGAGATATTAAAAATGGTCTTCATCAAAGAACTCCCGATAAACCCCAACCTACAAGCGCCCAAATTTATAGTGCGGTTAACAAGTTTCGGCGTGAAATTAGAGGAACACGGAATACCGCTCAACAAATGCTGGTTGTAGCCGTTGCTGCTAATTATGTGGAATGGCACAAAACAGATTCCGAGACAAAGGAGCACAGTCACGTTTTTATGGCTCATCCGGAAGCGGTTAAACTCTTTCGTGCTTATCCACATGTGGTTCTTATTGACTTGACGTACAAGACAAATGTTTACAAAATTGCTCTTGTTGAGGTTGTTGGTGTAACACCGTGTGGGTCTTCCTTCTTAATTGCTGTGGTGCTCCTTCCGTCAGAGTCGGATGAGAATTATGGGTGGATGTTGATGAGATTAGGGGAGCTACTAACTTGTACGGGTTCATTTATTTCTGCCTTTGTCACTGATCGGGAGATGGGTTTGATCGCCGCTCTTGAGTTCCTTCATCCGAGCACTCCTCACCTTTTGTGTCGTTGGCACATTAACCGTGCTGTGGAGAAACAAGCACTCTCAAAGGAGAATTTGATGTGGTACAAAGATATCATAATGCACAGTCCAGAAAGCGGTTGA